In Francisella orientalis FNO12, the sequence TTAGGTACAGGGATGATTTCAGGAGCTCTAACATCAGCAAATATTTTGACTTTGTTTGCAAACTTAGAACATCCTTTTTTTGCTCCGCCTAATTGGATATTGCTCCAGTTTGGACAATTTTATATATTATGATTGCAATATCTGGATAGCTAGTATTCAAACAAAAGCTCTTAGACAAAAAGTATTTATGATCTATGCAATACAGCTAGGTTTAAACTTCTTATGGAGCTTTTTATTTTTTTGTTGACAAAATATTAGTTTGGCTTTTTTAGAAATGTCAATTTTATGGATATTTATCGCATGAAATCTTAAAATATTTATGGATATAAACAAAGTTGCTGGATATTTGCTCATACAATATTTTTTATGGGTAGGTTTTGCATGGATACTTAATCTTAACTATGTGATGCTCAATTAAGAATATCCTTATCTGCAACGACTAGATGCGAGTAATGCAAATGTTTATCATACTGATTAACGATATCAGCAATGACTTGATCTTTTGAGTATCCCATAATGTCATAATACTGACCTCCATGACTTAAAAGTACCTCTATACCCTATTATAGTTACCTAATTTTGACTGATAAGTTCTTAACATCACACTATATATAAAATCTTCATTACCTTCTATTGAAATACTTAATTGTATATGATCATGGTCTCTAATCACTTCTGTATTAATGCCATTTTTTTCCATTTCATCTACAACTTCTATTAAAGCTATTGTGACATCCTTTTGTAAAAACTCTATAGCCTGATCTTTCGATGGTTTATGAGCAATTGCTTCTAATTTTTTTTGCCAAGATGTATTTGCTTTTGCAAATTGAACAACAGTTGAATGTGTCTCAATACTTTTAAGCCTTAGATAATCTAATCTTAAAGATTTGATTAGTGAAACACACATCAAAAATAAAATAAACAACAATGGAAAAGCACTAATTATAGTCGCAGATTGTAAAGCTTGTAGTCCCTCTGCTAAAATTAATGATATTGCAAGCAAACCGCTAAGTACAGACCAAGCTTCTACTCCCCAGTGAAAGAATGTTGTATTCATAGCCTCTTTAACAAGCACTAATTCATCTGAAGATACATTAGGAGGTGCTAAAAAATGTTTTAGAGGCTCAGCTACTCCATAAAACATTAAACCAATTCCCATGCCTGCTGCAAATAACATAGCAAACCATAAAATATTAGGGTATTCAGGTAAGTCGTGTTCTTGTCCTAACTTGATATCACTAAAGCGGCTAAACATTAGAATCAAACATAAACATAAAAAAACACTCATTGCCAATATATAAGCCCAACCAAATTTCTCTAGAATTAAATTTTGTAGATATTGGATATGACTAGCAAATTGATTTGGATAAAAAATTCCCGACAACGAAAGAATGATGGCTAAAATAATAGCAGGATAAAAAACAGGTGCATAAGCACCTTTTTCACGTTGCATAATATTACTCTTGTTTAAATAATAGTTGTATTACCTTAACATTTATAACTACCTATATCAAAAATACATACCATAACTATTTAATCTGATTAGTAAAAAACATACAATATCTAGCAAAATATTACAGCTAATAGCTTAATGAAAAATCTAAGTCAAAAACTACTCAAAGAAATAAAGAAGCTTCGCTCACCTCAAGGTAGAAAAAAATCTATCTACTATATTATAGAAGGGCTAAGATGCTGTGATGAAGCTCTATCAAGACTACCTCGTGAATATATAATCTCAATACTTACAACAGATAATTCTGATAGCGTAGATTATCCTATAGATAAAAAATACACTCTCTCTGAAAAAGATTTTAATGAACTAGCACAAACACAAAATTCTCAAGGAGTGTTAATCTTAGCCAAGAAAAAAGATACCTCATCTGATTTTGAATTTAAAGATGATTTCACTTTAGTACTAGATAGAATACAAGACCCTGGTAATATTGGCACTATATTGAGAACTGCTATAGCAGTTGGCTTAACAGAAATATTACTTATAGATGGCACTGTAGATCCTTTTAACCCAAAAGCCATAAGAGCAGGTATGGGTGCACAATTTAGTCTGAAATTCAGATATTTTGAAAATTTAAGTGCTGTAAGAAATTATCCTATACTAAAAGAACGAAGAATTTGGCTAACGACTTCTCATGAGGGAGTTTCTTGTTACTCTGAAGAATTTAAGTTGAATAATAGTATCTTAGTCTTTGGAGAAGAAGCCAATGGTATAGAAGACTTTTCAGCAGGTGAAAAAACAATGATTCCTACTCTAAGTAATATTGAATCTTTAAATGTGGCTCAAGCTGCTACGATATATTTATTTGAAGGCCTAAGACAAAAGATGCTAAAATAAATATACAAATCGAAAGAGGAGAAGTACCATGAGCAAATGTAAAACACATCAAAATCATGATCATGAACACAAAGATGGCTGTGGCCACACAAAAATTAAACATGGTGATCATTACGACTACATACATGATAGTCATCTTCATCATGAGCATAGTGGTCACTATGATGAACATAAGTTAGAAGTAACAGAAAAAAATATAGAGGGCTGTCATCCAATTAAAGAAGATTGTTCTGGACATACTCATGGACCTAATTGTGGTCATGAAGCCGTACCACATGGTAACCACATAGATTATATTGTTGATGGTAAATTACACCACCCTCATGGTGATCATTGTGATGATCATGGACCAGTAGAAGTTATTACAAATAATAAAAAATAGTTTAAATGCCCTTTTTAAATTAAGCTCTCAATATTAGCAATCTCGAAATCATTATACTCATCAAATATTTCAACTAGTTCTGCAGGAATCCTTGCAGGCCGCCCTTTTTGAGTATTTACCATTACCCATATAGTATCTGCTTTACATAAGAGGGTTTTATCTGACTTTCTGTAAATGTGGTATTTTCTAAACGTTGAGATCTTTGTCATGCTCTCTACCCAAGTTATTACCACAATATCATCACCTAAAAAACCTTGAGCTAAATACTCGATAGTATGCTTCTTTACGAACCATGTCAGACCATGAGCCTCTGTAACATCAAATACGCCATTAGCCTTTACATGAGCAATTGCAATATCTTGCATCCATTGTAAATATACTATGTTATTTAAATGATTATTAGGATCGATATGCTCAGGTAAAACTTTTGTTTCATAAACAAAATATTTTAATTGGTCTTTCATTTTTTACCTAAAAAATTTACTAAATCACTATAGCCACCAATTCGCTTTCCATCGATAAAGATCAAAGGTGTAGTTTCTAAATTATACTTTTCTTTAAAAGTATCTGTTTCAGCTCTAGTCTTTAAAATGTGATCTTCAAAACACCAACCTTTTTCCTCGAAAAGTGCCTTTGCTTTTAAACCATATGGACAAGTTTTTTCTGGTGTTACCATTCTGTATAGGACTATATTTTTAAATTGATTTGTCATTTTTTTATAACTCTGAATACTGTATATTTGATAACGTAAAGTATACCACCTAGAAATATAAACTCATATATAAAAAAGGGATAAGTTATGTGTACAAATGTTTTTATAAATAAAAATGAATATAAAATCGAAGCAAGATCTATGGATTTTCCAATTAATATCGCTTTTGAAAATGGCTGGGATTACGTGGGGGTTGAGAATACTACAAATGTAATAATTGATGCAGACAAAATTCCTACAAATCAACTTGCAAATAGGAAAAATAAATATGGCTATTTTGGCAGATTTGGCTTTGACAGATCTATTTCTGACGGATTAAATACACAAGGATTATCATTTAGCGTGTTATATCTAGATATAACACAGTATCCTAAATACGATCCTAAAGATACACGCCCTGTCCTTGCGATATATGATATTGGTAACTTCCAATTAACAATGGCAAAAGATGTACCTGAGGCTCTTAAACTGATATCTGAATATCAACTCGTAAATAGTACAATCGAACTAAAACCTGGTGTTTTTGTCAAAAATATTCCTTTACATATCTCGCTTAGAGATTCTCTGGGTAATAGTGCTGTGATCGAATTTCTTAATGGTGAAATTTATATATACGAAAATACTGGTAATGTCTTAACCAATGCTCCTAGCTATAATTGGCATTTAGAAAATATCAAAGAATACCGATCGCTACTTAAGCCTTTTGAAGATTCTAACCAAACTTTTGCTGGTAAATTTATAAATTATGATGAAACTGTGAAAAGCTCACGACCAGAGGTTGCCAACTAATTGGTATGCCCGGAGACTTTAGCTCTACATCTCGCTTTGTGAAAGCCTATACGTTATTTGAACTTATGCTTGAACCAAGATCAAATAGAGAGGCTATTTATCATGCTACATCTATTATAGCTAATGTTTCTGTTCTACCTTATGAAAAGTCTATGACCCTTTGGACTACTATCAAAGATCTAAAGAATCTAACCGTGGCTTATAAAGATAATGCCGCATATCAAGGAACTGGATCTGTTGGTGTGTATGTTATGAGTATAGATACTGGTTATGTTACTTATGATCTGAAGGCTATGAATTTCACAGATATCCCACCACAAGTACAAGGTAGAGGAAAAAAACCAACTCCAAAAGAAAATATCAAACAAATTATTGAAATGTCTGAAGTTGTTGGTTTACAAAGACAGTAAAAATAAGACCTAATTTTCTTTTTGCTTCATTTTAATAGGCATGTGATTACAAAATGGCTCTTCTGCAAGATAGCTACCATGAATATTATAAGCTCTAGCTCTACAGCCACCACATATTTTGATGAGCTCACATGAGCCACACTTACCTTCATAAGCGCTAAAATCAGGCATATCATGCATTACATCACTGTTTTGCCAAATATCTGCAAATGATTTTTCTTTAATATTTCCTGCACTAACAGGTAGATAGCTGCATGGATAAACATTACCATCAACATCTAGCAGACATATACTTTGCCCAGCTATACAACCTTTACCACCACCAGTACCAAAGCTAAGAGCTCTTGAGCGAACTTTTGCTCCATCTTCTTTATTACGCTCGAAACAAATACGATAATAATGTGGCGCACACGTTGGACGCACAAGCATATCTTGCTCATCAGCTTCCATATCATAGTGCCAATTTAGGATATCTTGATAATCATCAATATCTATCAACTCTTGCATAAGCTCTTCACTACGTCCTGTTGGTACTATCATAAACAAATACCATGCTGTAGCTTCAAGAGATTTTGCTAGTTTATATACATCTTTGATCTCGTGTTGATTACGTTTGGTAAATGATGAGTTTATCAAGAATGGTACACTATGTTTCTTAAATAGTTTTGCAGCATTTATGGTTGCTTCAAAGGCACCTTTTTGGCTACGAAAATCATCATGCGTCTCAGCTGTAGCACCATCTATACTCAAAGATACTATACTTATGCTTGAGTTTTTGATTTTCTCACAAATCTCATCAGTAACTAATGAGCCATTGGTAGCTAAAGCCATACGTAGACCTTTACTAGCACCATATTTCAGCTAGTTCAAAAATATCTGTCCGTAAAAGAGGTTCTCCTCCAGAGAGTACTAATACAGGTTTAGCAAACTCCACTATGTTATCAATGATTCTAAAGCCTTCCTCAGTTGAGAAATCTGGATGTCCTATTACTTCACATTCCGAAGATAAACGGCAATGCACACACTTAAGGTTACAACGTCTAGTTGTCTCCCATGCCATCCATTTAAGTTGATGTTTCACTATATTTGCCAATTTAGACATTATTGAATATTATATCAAATAAAAGACACCTCTAGAAAAACAAATTTTAGTACTATAATATATGTTACAGTGTTAATACATAACTTAAGAATTATGAAATTAAAAAAAGTTTTATTTGCTTTCTCAATTGCTATCTGTTGCATCAATTTGAATAGCTGTATATTAAAACTTCCTTTCCAAATTGTAGATGATGTTTTTCATGATATTACTCCTTTTTAATCTAAACCTAGAATCACAGATCACCTCTATTAAAACACCCATAGATTATTAATTTTTGTTAATATCTATACTATAACTCTAGTATATTCAGCGAATAAATGTAATATTTACCATGCTTAGCTTACAAAGCTGATATTGTCAATTTATAGAAAATACAGGAGAAATGTCAATGTTAAAAAAGTTGCTATTGCTACAAGTATATTAGTCAGTGGTCTAGTTTATACTGCTCCTTCACCAGATTTTGCCAAAGTAGAAGAGCAACTAGTTAAAAATGATAACTACTCTGGTCACTTCATCCAATCACGCAAAATTCAAGGATTAGATAAGCCTATTCTTGCATCTGGTGAATTTGAGCTACCTAAGAAAAAAGGACTAGAATGGAATCAAGAGAAGCCATTTAAATCTTCTCTAAAAGCAACAAAAGATACTATTACAATCAAGACAGCAGATAGCCCTAAATATGTATTTGGTGAAGAAGATAGTCCAATGGTATTCTCATTCACTAAAATATTCTTATCCATATTAGAGGGTGATTCAAAAGTAATTTATGATAATTTTAACACTAAATTTAGTGGTACTACGAATAATTGGACATTAGTACTGACTCCAAAAACTGAATTACTATCAAAAGCTCTTAAAGAAGTAACTCTAAAAGGTGGTGAAACTATAACTTATGTAGAAGTAGTTGATGCTCAAAATAATGTTATGGATATCCAGTTTAGTGATATAGAAATCGATTCTTAATTATAATTTCATGTCTATAACTAAATTTTCTCTTAGTTTCATCTTATACTCTGTATTTGCACTTGTTTTTAGTTTTGGTATGTCAAATACCATAAATAACAAGAGCTCATCTAAAATTATCAAAGAATTAGCTAATATTTCTCTAAATATTGCTAGCTCTAACTATAATGTTTTTATCAAAAATCTAATCAACGCCTACCCGTAGTTATAGTAGTACATGGTTTCTCAAGATCAAAAGATAATATGTTTGGTTGGGGGAATTTCCTAGCTAGCCATGGATATTTTGTAGTAGTGCCTAATCTACCATTTTGGGCTAATCATAGTAAAAATGCTGAATTTATATCTGAGCTAATAAACTATATCTATAGCAATAGCGATTATACGAGCACTATAAATAATGATCTCGCTTTGGTTGGTTTCTCTGCTGGAGAATTAGCTACTTTGATAGCGACATCAGAGAATACTAAGGTCAAACTTTGGATAGGATTAGACCCTGTAGATGTAGGCAATTTTGGCTCTCAAGCTGCAAAGAATATAAACTGCCCTACCTATATAATAGCTGCACTAGCAAGCGCATATAATGCCAATAATAACTACAAAGATTTCATAATAAGTCTAAAAGATAATACTCTTATCAAAATTAATGGGGCTGTCCATGTCGATGCTGAATGACCAACTAGTAGATTCGCTGAGTTGTTCTGTGGTAGATACACACAGCAAAAAAGAGAAAGATTTCATGATGATGTGTTGAGGATTTTGAATAAGAGTTTTAAAAATGACTTATTGACAACTAATAATTATTCAAAATAATACTAATCTCCTCAGCCGCTCTACTAGGAAATATTCTAACATAGCCACCTAGCTAAACCATGTATATATGCTGCTAACATGCTTGCTGATAGAGTATCCAAACCTTGAGCTAAAAATGCTCCTATGATTCCAGATAATACATCTCCTTACCCTGCTATTGCCATGCCTTGATTTCCTGTAGCATTTATATAGATTTCATCATCTTTACAAATTAGACTACCAGCTCCTTTTAGTACTACTATGGAGTTATATTTTTTAGCTAAAGCTCTAACTGCAACAAATCTATCATCTTGGACTTCTTTGGTGGTGCAACCAAGTAGTCTTGCTGCTTCTGCAGGATGTGGAGTTATTATTTTATTTTCTAAATTAATAAACTTTTCTCTAATTTGCTGATTTGTTGAGATTATATTTAAAGCATCTGCATCAAAAATTGCAAGTTGAGTTAAATTATCAATTATTAACTCTAAGACTTGTTTAGATTCATCAGTTATATCAAAACCAACCCCTACCGCTAGAGCTGAGAAAGTATTTAGATTTTTAGAAATATCTCCTAGGAATTTTGTCATTAGTTCAGGCATAGACATATCAGCACGGAAGTCTTTATCTAGAGATATCATTGAGATCTTACCACAGCCACTATATAGCGAACTTTTCCCAGCTAATTGTAAAGCCCCATTCATACCAACATTACCACCAATTATAGCTAGATTGCCATAAGTACCTTTATTAGTATTTTTCTTTTTTCTGATAATATTGTCTATATTTATATCTTGAATATCATTTTTATAAACTTGATACTCTGATTGAGTAATCTTGATATTTTGATTATCAATCAGCTCTTTAACAGTTACTTTGCCAGCATAATCAAGACCATCACTTGTATGTAGCCCTTGCTTATCTGCTAAGAATGTAATTGTCTCATTGGCTTGGATAGCTTCACTATATACTTTAGCATTAAAAGCGCCTAATCCACTTGGTACATCTATAGCTAATGTGTATTTTGAATTTTGATTTATAACTTTAACAAGTTCTAAAATATCTCCTTTTAAATCTCTATCTAGCCCTATGCCAAATATTCCATCTATTACAACATCATAATTATTAATATCCAGCAATTTATCTAAAGGAGCCTTTAACTTTGAAAACTCTTGATAATAACTTTAGTTATCTAGATTACCTTTTGGAAAAACTCGATAAACATCAACATTATATCCTAAATTAAACAACTTGATAGCTACAACAATTCCATCACTGCCATTATTACCTGAGCCTACAATTACTAATACTTTATTCTGTTTATCAAATTTAGCACTAATAAGTTTAACAATTTCATCTGAAGCATTCTCGATTAGGTTTAATCCTTGAGAAATAGCATACTCTTCAATTTCACGGTTTTGTTTTTCTGTTAAGAAATACACTTTTTAAAATCCTAAAAATTACTAAGTCTGTAAATATGATAAGCGAAAGATAAGACATTTGATATCATAAAATATCTTTAGGGATAAGTTAAAAATCTCAACGCTGAACTGCTTGTACACTATCAGTTGGTCCTATATTAAAACAAACTTTTGCAGTAGTTGCATATTGATGAACTACGTTGACTAATTTTTCAAATAAGTAAAAACAATCATAATCCTTACGTACACCTACACCTATTAGGACAATATCAACGACTTTGATGATGGAATATTTTTTACAATTTGACATAGTTTATTAACTGCTATATCAATGCTTACAAATGTTGTTGGTAAATCAACGGCTATAATCTCATCATAGCCATCTTTCAAAAAATTAGCTAAAGATGACATGTCTTTACTCATTATTATATATATTACTTAGAGATTAAAACCGAAACCCTTTAGATTATCTTTTAGGATAATATCAGGTTCATTAAACGTAATATAATTACTATATAAATCTTTAGCTACCCAGTCTAAAGGATCAAGATCAGCTACTGTAATACTGTCTGCTAGTTTCTTAATTTTTTGAGCTTCTAAAATACCGCCTGTTTTTGCAAGTTTAATATTAATCATATTACATGCTTGCTCATCTATAACTCACTCTGCATCTTTAGCATCAAATACTGACTCATCTGCCACCACAGGAATATTACTAAATTTTGTAATCTCAGCCATTGCTTTTATATCGTAATATTTGACTAGTTGCTCTATTATCTCTACATTTAAACTATATTTGTTTATCTCCTCGATAAACTGCTTTGTTTGCGCTTTATTCCAACCTTGATTAGCATCAAACCTAAATTTAATGTTTTTACTAAACTCATTATCAAGAGCTTTCAGCAACTCGATATGTCTATTAAAATCAGCTCCTGTTTAAACCTTAATAGCAGTAAAATTAGCTTCTACACCATTTTGAATATTTTGTATAGTTTCTGCAATACTACCACAACTTATAGAAACATCTGTTTCAATGATATTTTTTTTGCACCAAGTAATTTAGCTACAGATATATTTTGCTCTTTAGCTAATAAATCATGATACGCCAAATCTATAGCCATTTTTGCAGCAGAGTTAAACATAACTTTTTTAAAAGCTAGTTCTAAAGTTTGTTTATAATCAGATAAATCTGAGCCAAGTATCATTGGGCAAATATTTTACTAATAATAATATATTGAATACCCTGCAGCGTATCCCCAGTAATTGCTGTGGTTGCTGGAGCTACACCATAACCTTTAACTCCATTATCTGAAGTTAACTCAACTGCTAAAGAATCAATATGGTTTATACTTCGTACAGCTGTTATAAATGTT encodes:
- a CDS encoding TrmH family RNA methyltransferase, with translation MKNLSQKLLKEIKKLRSPQGRKKSIYYIIEGLRCCDEALSRLPREYIISILTTDNSDSVDYPIDKKYTLSEKDFNELAQTQNSQGVLILAKKKDTSSDFEFKDDFTLVLDRIQDPGNIGTILRTAIAVGLTEILLIDGTVDPFNPKAIRAGMGAQFSLKFRYFENLSAVRNYPILKERRIWLTTSHEGVSCYSEEFKLNNSILVFGEEANGIEDFSAGEKTMIPTLSNIESLNVAQAATIYLFEGLRQKMLK
- a CDS encoding acyl-CoA thioesterase, coding for MKDQLKYFVYETKVLPEHIDPNNHLNNIVYLQWMQDIAIAHVKANGVFDVTEAHGLTWFVKKHTIEYLAQGFLGDDIVVITWVESMTKISTFRKYHIYRKSDKTLLCKADTIWVMVNTQKGRPARIPAELVEIFDEYNDFEIANIESLI
- a CDS encoding glutaredoxin domain-containing protein; this translates as MTNQFKNIVLYRMVTPEKTCPYGLKAKALFEEKGWCFEDHILKTRAETDTFKEKYNLETTPLIFIDGKRIGGYSDLVNFLGKK
- a CDS encoding linear amide C-N hydrolase, which produces MCTNVFINKNEYKIEARSMDFPINIAFENGWDYVGVENTTNVIIDADKIPTNQLANRKNKYGYFGRFGFDRSISDGLNTQGLSFSVLYLDITQYPKYDPKDTRPVLAIYDIGNFQLTMAKDVPEALKLISEYQLVNSTIELKPGVFVKNIPLHISLRDSLGNSAVIEFLNGEIYIYENTGNVLTNAPSYNWHLENIKEYRSLLKPFEDSNQTFAGKFINYDETVKSSRPEVAN
- a CDS encoding radical SAM/SPASM domain-containing protein, coding for MALATNGSLVTDEICEKIKNSSISIVSLSIDGATAETHDDFRSQKGAFEATINAAKLFKKHSVPFLINSSFTKRNQHEIKDVYKLAKSLEATAWYLFMIVPTGRSEELMQELIDIDDYQDILNWHYDMEADEQDMLVRPTCAPHYYRICFERNKEDGAKVRSRALSFGTGGGKGCIAGQSICLLDVDGNVYPCSYLPVSAGNIKEKSFADIWQNSDVMHDMPDFSAYEGKCGSCELIKICGGCRARAYNIHGSYLAEEPFCNHMPIKMKQKEN
- a CDS encoding radical SAM protein — protein: MKHQLKWMAWETTRRCNLKCVHCRLSSECEVIGHPDFSTEEGFRIIDNIVEFAKPVLVLSGGEPLLRTDIFELAEIWC
- a CDS encoding LolA family protein, with translation MSIYRKYRRNVNVKKVAIATSILVSGLVYTAPSPDFAKVEEQLVKNDNYSGHFIQSRKIQGLDKPILASGEFELPKKKGLEWNQEKPFKSSLKATKDTITIKTADSPKYVFGEEDSPMVFSFTKIFLSILEGDSKVIYDNFNTKFSGTTNNWTLVLTPKTELLSKALKEVTLKGGETITYVEVVDAQNNVMDIQFSDIEIDS
- a CDS encoding poly(ethylene terephthalate) hydrolase family protein gives rise to the protein MVVHGFSRSKDNMFGWGNFLASHGYFVVVPNLPFWANHSKNAEFISELINYIYSNSDYTSTINNDLALVGFSAGELATLIATSENTKVKLWIGLDPVDVGNFGSQAAKNINCPTYIIAALASAYNANNNYKDFIISLKDNTLIKINGAVHVDAE